Proteins found in one Sphingobium sp. V4 genomic segment:
- a CDS encoding adenylosuccinate synthase — MANVTVIGAQWGDEGKGKIVDWLSERADVVARFQGGHNAGHTLVVGEKVYKLSLLPSGIVRGTLSVIGNGVVLDPWHFRDEVAKLKGQGVEINPGNLQIAETCPLILPFHRDLDGLREDASGAGKIGTTRRGIGPAYEDKVGRRAIRVCDLAHLDDLGPQIDRLTAHHDALRAGFGEAPIDRAALIAELTEIADFILPFVKPVWLTLNKAKADGKRILFEGAQGTLLDIDHGTYPFVTSSNTVAGTAASGTGLGPNGAGFVLGIVKAYTTRVGSGPFPTEQENDVGQRLGERGHEFGTVTGRKRRCGWFDAVLVRQSVAVSGVTGIALTKLDVLDGFDMLKICVGYQIGDQRFDYLPAHAQDQAKAEPIYEDIEGWQDTTAGARSWADLPAQAIKYIRRIEELIGCPVTLVSTSPERDDTILVRDPFAD; from the coding sequence GTGGCAAATGTGACCGTGATCGGCGCCCAGTGGGGCGACGAAGGCAAGGGCAAGATCGTCGACTGGCTGTCGGAGCGCGCCGATGTCGTCGCCCGTTTCCAGGGCGGCCATAATGCCGGCCACACGCTGGTCGTGGGCGAGAAGGTCTACAAGCTCTCGCTGCTCCCTTCGGGCATCGTGCGTGGCACGCTCAGCGTGATCGGCAATGGCGTGGTGCTTGATCCCTGGCACTTCCGCGATGAGGTCGCCAAGCTCAAGGGACAGGGGGTCGAGATCAATCCCGGCAATCTCCAGATCGCCGAAACCTGCCCGTTGATCCTGCCCTTCCACCGCGACCTCGATGGCCTGCGCGAGGATGCGAGCGGCGCCGGCAAGATCGGCACCACTCGTCGCGGCATCGGTCCGGCCTATGAGGACAAGGTCGGCCGCCGCGCCATCCGCGTCTGCGACCTCGCCCATCTCGACGACCTTGGCCCGCAGATCGACCGGCTGACCGCGCATCATGACGCGCTGCGCGCCGGGTTCGGCGAGGCGCCGATCGATCGCGCCGCGCTGATCGCCGAACTGACGGAGATTGCCGACTTCATCCTGCCTTTCGTCAAGCCGGTCTGGCTGACGCTCAACAAGGCGAAGGCGGACGGCAAGCGCATCCTGTTCGAGGGCGCGCAGGGCACGCTGCTCGACATCGATCATGGCACCTATCCCTTCGTCACCTCGTCCAACACGGTGGCGGGCACGGCGGCGAGCGGCACTGGCCTTGGTCCCAATGGCGCCGGTTTCGTACTGGGCATCGTCAAGGCCTACACCACCCGCGTCGGCTCCGGCCCGTTCCCGACCGAACAGGAAAATGACGTCGGCCAGCGGCTGGGCGAGCGGGGTCATGAATTCGGCACCGTCACCGGCCGCAAGCGTCGCTGCGGCTGGTTCGACGCCGTGCTGGTGCGCCAGTCGGTCGCCGTGTCGGGCGTCACCGGCATCGCGCTGACCAAGTTGGACGTGCTGGACGGGTTCGACATGCTCAAAATCTGCGTCGGCTACCAGATCGGCGACCAGAGGTTCGACTATCTGCCCGCCCATGCGCAGGACCAGGCGAAGGCGGAGCCGATCTACGAGGATATCGAAGGCTGGCAGGACACCACCGCCGGCGCGCGCAGCTGGGCCGATCTTCCGGCGCAGGCGATCAAATATATCCGTCGTATCGAGGAGCTGATCGGTTGCCCGGTCACGCTCGTCTCCACCAGCCCCGAGCGCGACGATACCATCCTCGTCCGCGATCCGTTCGCGGACTGA
- a CDS encoding Pr6Pr family membrane protein, translating to MMARFGAALVALAAVAGLGVQFQATFAQIGSVAGTLWILLRFFTVLTNVAVAMTFTAIAFDRRVAPRLLGGVLLAIFLVGVIYGLLLRGLLSLSGGALLADMLLHKVTPLLAPLWWLTCARKGMLGWRDPWIWALFPAAYLPYALLRGAMEGRYAYPFLDVTKLGIGQVALNALLIAAGFLLAGHALVWIDQRMGHRR from the coding sequence ATGATGGCGCGGTTCGGGGCGGCGCTGGTCGCGCTGGCGGCCGTGGCGGGGCTGGGGGTCCAGTTCCAGGCGACCTTTGCCCAGATCGGGTCGGTGGCCGGGACGCTGTGGATATTGTTGCGTTTCTTCACGGTGCTGACCAATGTCGCGGTCGCGATGACCTTCACCGCCATCGCGTTCGACCGCAGGGTCGCGCCCCGGTTGCTCGGCGGCGTCCTGCTGGCGATATTTCTGGTGGGCGTGATCTATGGCCTGCTGCTGCGCGGGCTTCTGTCGTTGAGCGGCGGCGCGCTGCTGGCCGATATGCTGCTGCACAAGGTGACGCCGCTGCTCGCGCCGCTCTGGTGGCTGACATGCGCCCGCAAGGGGATGCTGGGCTGGCGCGATCCCTGGATCTGGGCGCTCTTTCCCGCCGCCTATCTGCCCTACGCCCTGCTCCGCGGGGCGATGGAAGGACGATATGCCTATCCCTTCCTCGACGTGACGAAGCTCGGCATCGGGCAGGTCGCGCTCAATGCCCTGCTGATCGCCGCCGGATTCCTGCTCGCCGGCCATGCGCTGGTCTGGATCGACCAGCGCATGGGGCATCGGCGTTAG